One region of Syntrophobacter fumaroxidans MPOB genomic DNA includes:
- a CDS encoding aspartate ammonia-lyase, with translation MRMTDSDFRIERDLIGELPVPMAELHGIHTARAMENFPLAGRPVHPALVRAFGEVKLACARTNRSLGVWKDEPRKADAIETACAEMAEGRLTGHVVVDLLQGGAGTSTNMNVNEVLANRALGLLGEPHGRYDRVSPLDDINLHQSTNDTYPTALKLAAIRALRDLEARVLELQEEFQSLEKRFAHVVKVGRTQLQDAVLTTLGREMGAYAEAFGRDRWRIYKCEERLRVVNLGGTAIGTGLGAPRDFIFRVTDALRANTGIGFARAENLVEATQNADVFVEVSGIMKACAATLLKVCGDLRLMSSGPETGLAEIALPARQSGSSIMPGKVNPVIPEAASQASMLVFGYDAALTIACASGSLELNPFLPLVAATLLDGADLLARSCDMLRRLCVAGIEANEEQCRSRVRNSTAAATALLPVLGYEGVCGVVERARRERRSVREIVLDENILTAERFEELISPEAVCRLGTS, from the coding sequence ATGAGGATGACGGACAGCGACTTTCGAATCGAACGGGACCTGATCGGCGAGTTGCCCGTCCCCATGGCGGAGCTTCACGGCATCCACACGGCCCGTGCAATGGAGAATTTCCCCCTGGCCGGCCGGCCCGTTCATCCTGCCCTGGTGCGTGCCTTCGGGGAGGTCAAGCTGGCCTGCGCCCGGACAAACCGAAGTCTCGGGGTCTGGAAGGACGAGCCTCGGAAAGCCGACGCCATTGAAACCGCCTGCGCGGAAATGGCCGAAGGGCGATTGACCGGTCACGTGGTGGTGGACCTGCTGCAGGGAGGCGCCGGCACCAGCACGAACATGAACGTCAACGAAGTGCTCGCCAATCGCGCCCTCGGACTGCTGGGAGAACCGCATGGACGGTACGACCGGGTGTCGCCGCTGGACGACATCAACCTGCATCAGTCCACCAACGACACTTATCCGACGGCCCTGAAGCTCGCGGCCATTCGCGCGTTGAGGGACCTCGAAGCCCGCGTCCTCGAATTGCAGGAAGAATTCCAGTCCCTGGAAAAACGCTTCGCGCATGTGGTCAAGGTGGGACGGACGCAGCTGCAGGACGCCGTGCTGACAACCCTCGGACGCGAGATGGGCGCCTACGCCGAGGCATTCGGCCGGGACCGCTGGCGCATTTACAAGTGCGAAGAACGTCTGCGCGTGGTCAACCTGGGCGGGACGGCGATCGGCACGGGACTTGGCGCGCCGCGGGATTTCATCTTCCGGGTGACGGACGCCCTGCGCGCCAACACCGGCATTGGGTTCGCCCGGGCCGAAAACCTCGTGGAGGCCACGCAGAACGCCGACGTCTTCGTCGAGGTCTCCGGCATCATGAAAGCTTGCGCCGCGACTTTGCTCAAGGTTTGCGGCGACCTGCGCCTCATGTCCTCCGGTCCGGAAACCGGCCTGGCGGAGATCGCTCTGCCCGCGCGCCAGTCGGGATCGTCGATCATGCCGGGCAAGGTGAACCCGGTCATTCCCGAAGCGGCCAGCCAGGCTTCAATGCTCGTGTTCGGATATGACGCCGCGCTCACTATCGCCTGTGCATCGGGGAGCCTGGAATTGAATCCTTTCCTGCCGCTCGTGGCGGCGACCCTGCTGGACGGAGCCGACCTGCTGGCGCGAAGCTGCGACATGCTGCGCCGGCTGTGCGTTGCCGGGATCGAAGCCAACGAGGAACAATGCCGGAGCCGGGTGCGCAATTCCACCGCGGCGGCCACGGCGTTGCTCCCGGTGCTGGGCTACGAAGGGGTGTGCGGGGTTGTCGAGCGCGCCCGCCGGGAGCGGCGGAGCGTGCGTGAAATCGTGTTGGACGAGAACATCCTGACCGCCGAGCGGTTCGAGGAACTGATCAGCCCGGAGGCCGTGTGCCGGCTGGGAACCTCTTGA
- the hydF gene encoding [FeFe] hydrogenase H-cluster maturation GTPase HydF, which translates to MMKTPKSMRLHIGIFGRRNVGKSSLLNAVTRQEVAIVSEIAGTTTDPVEKPMELLPLGPVLFIDTAGIDDEGALGELRVRKTRQVFDRTDLGVLVAEAGLWGGFEDRMLEELSAHGIPVVIVLNKSDLGKPDPGLLRKLADRKLPAVSLSARSGEGILSFRRALLDNAPADLIDNPAIAGDLVGPGEMAILVIPIDKEAPKGRLILPQVQTIRDLLDSDAFCLMVKERELRRALDRLNAPPRLVITDSQAFLKVAADVPPGVPFTSFSILFSRYKGDLLTQVQGALAVDRLKAGDRVIVAEACSHHPIGDDIGRVKIPRWLTQYVGGKLEFDHVQGHDFPEDLSPYRLVIHCGACMWNRREMLTRILHCRQAGVPITNYGVVIAYSLGILERALEPFPAALRVYREAKGAARGPGGDGDGRR; encoded by the coding sequence GTGATGAAGACACCCAAGAGCATGCGTTTGCACATCGGCATTTTCGGCCGCCGCAACGTCGGCAAGTCGAGCCTGCTCAACGCCGTGACAAGGCAGGAAGTGGCCATCGTTTCCGAGATCGCGGGCACGACCACCGACCCCGTGGAGAAACCGATGGAACTGTTGCCGCTCGGCCCCGTGTTGTTCATCGATACGGCCGGCATCGATGACGAAGGGGCGCTCGGGGAATTGCGCGTGCGCAAGACACGCCAGGTATTCGACCGCACGGACCTTGGCGTGCTGGTGGCTGAAGCCGGCCTCTGGGGCGGATTCGAAGACCGGATGCTCGAAGAGCTGAGCGCTCACGGGATCCCCGTGGTGATCGTGCTGAACAAGAGCGACCTGGGGAAGCCCGATCCCGGCCTGCTACGGAAACTGGCGGATCGCAAGCTTCCGGCGGTTTCGCTGAGCGCCCGGTCCGGCGAGGGCATCCTGTCGTTCCGCCGGGCGCTGCTCGACAACGCCCCCGCCGACCTGATCGACAATCCCGCCATTGCGGGGGACCTCGTGGGACCCGGCGAAATGGCGATCCTGGTCATTCCCATCGACAAGGAGGCGCCCAAGGGTCGCCTCATTCTGCCGCAGGTACAGACCATTCGGGACCTGCTGGACAGCGATGCCTTTTGCCTCATGGTCAAGGAACGCGAATTGCGGCGAGCCCTCGATCGGTTGAACGCTCCGCCCCGACTGGTGATCACCGATTCGCAGGCGTTTCTCAAGGTCGCGGCCGACGTGCCGCCCGGCGTGCCGTTCACCAGCTTTTCGATCCTGTTTTCGCGCTACAAGGGCGATCTGCTCACCCAGGTGCAGGGGGCGCTCGCCGTCGATCGGCTCAAGGCGGGGGATCGCGTGATCGTCGCCGAAGCCTGCAGCCACCACCCCATCGGCGACGACATCGGCCGGGTCAAGATACCGCGCTGGCTGACCCAATACGTCGGCGGCAAGCTCGAATTCGATCACGTCCAGGGACACGATTTCCCGGAAGATCTGTCGCCTTACCGGCTCGTGATCCACTGCGGCGCCTGCATGTGGAACCGGCGGGAGATGCTCACCCGGATCCTGCACTGCCGGCAGGCGGGGGTCCCGATCACCAACTACGGCGTGGTGATCGCCTACAGCCTGGGGATCCTCGAACGCGCCCTGGAACCCTTTCCGGCGGCCCTCCGCGTCTATCGCGAGGCGAAGGGCGCCGCCCGCGGGCCAGGAGGAGACGGCGATGGCCGCCGATGA
- the hydE gene encoding [FeFe] hydrogenase H-cluster radical SAM maturase HydE, translating into MAADDDRARVLAWLREEDPRRLEALWRMADTIRREHVGDAVHLRGLIEISAHCGRQCFYCGLRAENARIERYRMRADEIMDTVREAERRGYGTVVLQSGEDFGLTRFWVESLVERIKRETGLAVTLGLGERSEAELAAWRRAGADRYLLKFETSDRELYRQIHPPLPGRSSERIAILGTLRTLGYETGSGVMVGIPGQSYASLAEDILLFRELDLDMIGIGPYLPHPDTPMGRGQWRPGIAAEEQVPNSEQMTCKVIALARLTCPDANIPSTTALATLNRVRGVELGLMRGANVFMPNLTPRRYRVNYQIYPGKAYLADSAPGAPGIEDRIRRMGRIIGMGPGRRVMRVRSSPGLRASLS; encoded by the coding sequence ATGGCCGCCGATGATGACCGCGCACGGGTCCTGGCCTGGCTGCGGGAAGAAGACCCGCGGCGGCTGGAAGCCCTCTGGCGCATGGCCGATACAATCCGCCGGGAACACGTGGGCGACGCGGTGCATCTGCGCGGGCTGATCGAAATAAGCGCCCACTGCGGGCGCCAGTGCTTCTATTGCGGCCTGAGGGCGGAAAACGCGCGCATCGAGCGCTACAGGATGCGCGCGGACGAAATCATGGACACCGTGCGCGAAGCGGAGCGCCGCGGCTATGGGACGGTGGTCCTGCAATCGGGGGAAGATTTCGGGCTGACCCGATTCTGGGTCGAATCCCTCGTCGAACGGATAAAGCGCGAAACGGGGCTCGCGGTGACTCTGGGCCTCGGGGAGCGATCCGAAGCCGAGTTGGCGGCCTGGCGCCGGGCCGGCGCCGACCGCTACCTGCTGAAGTTCGAAACCTCGGACCGGGAGCTCTACCGGCAGATACATCCGCCGTTGCCGGGCCGCAGCTCGGAGCGCATCGCCATCCTCGGAACGCTCCGGACGCTCGGATACGAGACCGGCAGCGGGGTGATGGTCGGCATCCCCGGACAAAGCTATGCGAGCCTGGCTGAAGACATCCTGCTGTTTCGGGAGCTGGACCTGGACATGATCGGGATCGGCCCGTATCTGCCGCACCCGGACACTCCCATGGGTCGGGGCCAATGGCGGCCCGGCATCGCCGCGGAGGAGCAGGTGCCCAACTCGGAGCAAATGACCTGTAAGGTGATTGCCCTGGCAAGACTCACCTGCCCGGATGCGAACATTCCGAGCACCACGGCCCTGGCCACCCTGAACAGGGTCCGCGGAGTGGAGCTGGGCCTGATGCGGGGCGCCAACGTCTTCATGCCCAACCTCACGCCCCGCCGCTACCGGGTCAATTACCAGATTTATCCCGGCAAGGCCTATCTTGCCGACTCGGCTCCCGGTGCGCCCGGAATCGAAGATCGCATCAGACGAATGGGACGCATCATAGGGATGGGTCCCGGGAGGCGCGTCATGCGCGTTCGGAGCTCTCCGGGCCTTAGAGCCTCACTGAGCTGA
- a CDS encoding (2Fe-2S) ferredoxin domain-containing protein produces MSDTKETAELAICMGSSCFSRGNKHNIKIIKEYIDRHGLCGRVALKGHLCEGLCKDGPNITLNGEVFHSIDSASINVLLEENIRKQE; encoded by the coding sequence ATGAGTGATACGAAGGAAACGGCCGAACTTGCGATCTGCATGGGAAGCTCATGCTTTTCGAGGGGAAACAAGCACAACATCAAGATCATCAAGGAATACATCGACCGCCACGGACTCTGCGGCCGGGTGGCGCTCAAGGGGCATCTGTGCGAAGGGCTCTGCAAGGACGGTCCGAACATCACGCTGAACGGCGAAGTCTTTCATTCCATCGATTCGGCTTCCATCAACGTGCTGCTTGAAGAGAACATCAGGAAGCAGGAATAG